In Arachis hypogaea cultivar Tifrunner chromosome 7, arahy.Tifrunner.gnm2.J5K5, whole genome shotgun sequence, the genomic window ATAGGAAGTAATCCCCATAATGAAATCCTATGCTGCAGAAAGTTTGATTTTAATGCCTAAACAAATTCATATAAATTCAAAAACCGATATTATCAAGTACCTTAAACCCAAAAGTTAATCCAACAACACACAACTTGTGATTCAAAACCAATATAAAAAGCCATCAAAGTATACGTGCCAAGAATGTACAAGTCTGTAAGAGTAAGAGAGAACATTAAGGGAGACAATACACTATAGCTGAGACGCCGCGACAGTAACGCTCCCACATTGTTCTGAACCTCCTCTGGCCACCAAGGTCCCAAAGCTTTATAGTTACATTCCCCTTGGTGACTTTCCTCATGTTGAACCCAACCTGGTTTTCATACCAAAACATTAGTGTCCTATTACAACTACAAACAAAGTGCTTAGAATATTCAAACGTGCAATTGAAAAAatgaacaaaagaagaaagataCCCACAGTTGGAATCATGTCCTCACTATAGCCCCCAGTCTggtaaaaaaaacaaataaatcaaatatTAGGAATAAAAATTTCAGCCATTAATCCACTAAACTGTATTGTATTGAACTGAATTGAATTTTCAGGGCATGAAATTCAGAACGCATGAAACTCACAGCAATTGAATTAACAAGAGAAGTCTTCCCTGCATTCTGAAGGCCTACAAGGGAAAGCTCCATCTCCTGTTTAAAAAACAAGCTGAAAAACAAATAGCAAAAGAACAATAAATGAATAAACAAAGAGTTAGAACTTATAAGTAAGAACATTCATGGAGCTAACCCTCAAGGTAACCCCTTTACATAAAATCAAACACTATCCTATCTTTTAAGGGCTTGTGAATCAATAAAAGTAACATGAAATTGTAAGCATGTACAAAGATCGAAGCCCTATCATGAGAAAAAGAAACACATGAAATTGAACATAGAATATTTAAAGATTAACAAATTATGTAATTGAATGAGAAGatgtataataaatatatatacctGCGAAGCCAATTGAGAAGTGAATCCCAAAGACCCATTGTTAGGGAATGAATTTGAATGAAAGGGATGAGAAATGGGAAGAAAGAGGCGTAGAGAAGAGGAGAAACTTCGGCGATGAGGAAAACGACAATAAAAACTTGAGTTTTGAAAGATTGGAATCTAAAGAGAGGTGGCTACCGGTTAACACAGGATACGACGACAAACAATAACATTATTTGCAtaacttttccttttttttaatacattttaattaatcatatttaataaaaatatacgagAAATATAAACATAATACATCCATAACATTTGTAATCTATTGTATTGTGTTGTGTTCTAGTAGCTTGTGTTGTGTTGGGATAATCGCTATCTAATATCTGTATATCGCTGCCTACACTGTTGTGATCAAATAAATATCTTTAACTGTTTTAGTGATACAACGCAATTCCTCTCTCATTTCTAGTCTTCTAGATGATAAGTTGGTTGTTAAGTACTACTGTGTTATTGTTCTAttcaaataaagtaaaaagaaaattatactcccctctctatttctaaaacatatattttctttctttataatttaaatttttttaatttattttaaatttttatattaattaatattaattttatctattttttaagaaaataaattattttttatcaaatattctttaacaaaatttttttgtcattaaattttacttaccaaaatatcttttaataaattatttttttattgattaaattttatttttatcaaaatattttaaaaaaatataataattaaattattttttaagataccTTTCaataatcttttaattattaaattgtgattttaccaaaatttttgttaacaatttttttatattttactattactttttgatatcaatatataatattttaacattaaataaaaattttttagtatgattatttttcgatatcaatatatattaattgttatacacaTTAACAgtgataagatttttttatttaatattaaaataatatatattgatattagaaaattaataataaaatataaaaataattgttaacaaaatcacaaattttggtaaaatcataatttaataattaaaaattatttaagggtatcttagaaaaatataatttaatcaataacaaataatttattaaaggatattttggtaagtaaaatttaattgagaaaataataaaaaaaattttaaaaggtatttttgtaaaaaacaatttattttttcttgaaaaattaataaagttaatattagttaacacaaaaaatttaaaataaattgaagagAATGTTTTTTAAAAGCTATAAGAGAGGAGAATgtaaattttataaatagagaaaaaagaaGTGTTATTTTAACATCTGtcataaaaaaaagtgaaattttttcaataaaataatattattttaatatcaaatagTCAATCACTTATTTATCAAATAATGATTGTTAtggtatttaaaaatatttgtttaacttataaaaaaataaaaaataaatatttaattttaaaaatataaaaataaataattattaaatatttaaaatttattataaaaaaataaattaaataaaaattggacaccaaattaTAAATACTATAAAATTCACCCAATCTTATTTACATGTGCTGATGTGCATGAACATGTTAGTTTAAATATTATCCTAGATGTACGGTTTATGTTACCATATTATTAGAGGTGGCAATGGGTAAGGTAAGATAGGGTTTGAACTCAACCTTAATCCTACTCGCGAGTTGAGTTTTTAACTAATACTCAATTCTATCCTATCCGTGGTTTGAGAAATACCCAACCCTAATCTTACCCGTGCTCAACCTGCGGGTATTCGACCCTACCCGCGGactgacaaaaaaaatattataatgacACAAATATCTCATACATAACACAAGTATCTTTGATTCAGTAGCTAAAAATCTTTTGCACATGCTTAAGATCTATTACTCTATTGTATTTAAAatgtttcttatttttaaattttattcacaTGATcttaccttttatttttttttattttaaaagaaactcATCTACTCAAATAAGGATAGGCAACTATTATTCTGCTCTTAAATCAAATGTATCCCTACAAaattttttcagaaaatattctttttcaattcactttttcttttgtactgttatgatatttattatattaataattttcaataaatatttcAGTGTAtggtataataaaataaatataaattaattaataaattatataatttaaaaatattatttattataaaaaaaataactacaaaatttaaaaattttaatacctCTTgactcttatttttaaaattttaattcataagTTCACTAAGATAATATGGATCAAATTATAATTggatctaaaataataaaaagtaaaatataataaactaaacataaaataaatcttaaaatagaTACTAATAAAGTAATGCATATTTAATTTAACTTGACTAATTAATAAGAGTATTCAATATaacttaaaaataataagatGTTTGGTTTTCTGTAATTATTAACCACTGTCTTGACCAATTATTTATGTCTATCTTGAACAAATGATTTAgtcctatttataaaaaaaatattctcttaaaattcatattgctcttgtaattgaaaaaaaattaacatacgaCAGTTTTTAGTTTATTGACTTTATTCCATGTAACTTATATAAAAAAGAATGTGTTCGAACTATATCTTTAAATTAAATAATCTTTTGTTAATCCTTTCCCTCCTTTTCAAGCAGAGAAAAAAGGTCAAAAGTACATATGTCATATACATGTTGCAtgtagaaataaataaatttgccaAAAATTCCAACATTCCATTCTTGATTATCAAGAAATTAGTAAACACTTCAGAATATGCTATACTTGATGTTTAACATTTAATCAAAGCCATTATACTCTTAATTATTAGGATACAACTATTAGTTCATGGCCTTCTCTCTTATAAATGGATGTTCTAATCCGTAATAATGACCATACTAATTCTATGGTAAACACcgattaaaagaaagaaaaaaaaaagaagcctaAATCATCATTAGTAACGTCCCATAAAAGTGTTATGTCTATATCCGGTGGTGCAAGTAGTACCTCATCAGCAGCTATAACAGGTAACATACATAGGatctcttttaattattattacacTAAATTAAAGATGTTGAGAATAAACTGATAGTGGATAAAAGTAGACAATTATTGAAGACCGCAACCATATAAATTTACATATGTAATAATGTATATAATGTGTTCTAATTAAGTTCCAACGTATTAATATGCAATTTCAAAGTCTAATAATTGAATGAATAACAATGAGCACGATTACCTGTGTTTATGTACCTTGCAAGAATAACAGATTGCGACGAACTGGGTATTGTAGTGGCGGAAGAAGCAGAGCATGTAAGAGAACGCATTTTTTGGGGATCAGATAGTAAGTTTTCTGTTCATAATTTGTTTTGACGGAAACATATCAATACACTAAGGTGGAACATACAAAGAGATTGCTAGTCCGATATGGAACGATTATCAGCAGCCTCGGTTGTTTTCATTCTAAAAGAtaacttcattttttttaattaaatattttagagAGCAATGTTATAATGACtagcaaatattattattttcggtaagtaataatttatatttatatttacagatattttgtatacaaaaaatatataatttgtacttTGTACCTATATTTACTAGAATTTCGCACAATTAAATTAATACACTTTGCACCCACATTTTTTCAGAATTTACACatagattaataaaatttatttgttaaagacaATATAGTATTTATACTTGTCAGACGATaatgaaaaatactaaaaattgatAACTCAAAGAGTTTCTCTATTTTAAATTAGGGAAAAATATTCAATCAATGGCTTCTTGTAATGCAAGAAAGCATTTTTATACAGTACATTTTTTTTTGCAGTTTTCAAATATTTATGAAAACTCTGATATATTTGTTTTGAAATTTGCACAGATGCGTATAAAAGGCAGATATATAAGGCAGCCATTACAGGGGATTGGAGTAAAGCTTTAAGATATAATATAACTGATCCTACTCGGCTCTGTTGTCTTTTGACTAAGCAAGGAGACACAGCTCTTCACATTGCAGTGAGCATGGAACAAACCAGCTTTGTAGAAAACTTAATAGATCATATGAGTCTGGAAGACATGCAAATTCGCAAGGTAGATGGCAACACTGCCTTTTCTATGGCTGCCATTTCAGGGAACCTGCAAATTGCTAAATTACTACTTCACAAGAATCCAGGATTGGTTTGGATTAAAGGACACAAAAACATGCTTCCAATTGAATTGGCATGTTGGGCTAATCAGCCTCTTATGGTGAATTATTTGTTTGAAAATACTCGACTGGATTATTTGAACCGTCAGTTATtatccattgaagaagacattgTTAGGGTGTTTTTCTTGGCTCTTACCACCAGCAATTATAGTAAGTCAAACtctcctttatttctttcttttctttggtttAATTACTTCATATAGTTTCattgaattttcaattaagtccatatgctttatttctttttaattgaatctTTATACCATgtcagattttgtaattaaatttttactgtgacaaaaacgttaaaattaacagaatattctattaattttaaatttttgtcaatTTAATTACAAATCTGATATGATATGAAGACTCAatcgaaaagaaaataaaatatagagacttaattaaaaattcaataaaattataagaacggACAAGAgtaattaaaacttttttatgatatatatttatgAAAACGCAAAAGTGGCAATCCTGTGACATTATAGGTGTGGCATCTTCATTGTTGGATATGTATTCCGAACTTGCCACAGCCGAAAACAATGACGGACTAACTGCATTGGAAGTCATTGCCAAATTGCGTGAGTTTTCTCAAATCTTAATTTAACTATTCTGCATGAAAAATGCTACAGGTTAATATTTTAGTGCAGAATTAGTCAATAttagtttaaatataaaaaaaaacattgcTACTCACCTAacatttttcattctaatttagTTCTATTTAATTTCTAATATAGTATCAAAGTTATATTAAAAGTTATTAGTAATGTATCAAGTTCACatagtctaaaattaaaaattgaaagaaaaaaaataaataaaacttgaCATACGCGCTAACAGAtgataattttaaattcttattttattttatttattatttgtttttgtatTAGCCTCGGAGGGTGATGAAGCTGGATATAGAGACATTGTGCGTATGGTATTTGAGCATATGGAAGGGGAAGAGTTTGAGTGTGCAAGAATTTCAAAAGCAATGTTTGATGCAGCAAAATTAGGAAACGacataattttagaatttatgTTTGGATACAATGCAAATTTGTTGATGGAAGTGAATTCAAAGGGGCAAAGCTTACTTCACATAGCCATTCTAAATCGACGAGTAACTACATACCAACTAATATTGAGGAAGGGTGCATACACCAATGCTATTCTGCAATTCCTTGATTTTAAGGGAAACAATATTCTTCACTATGCTGGAAAGCTTTCAGCTGCAGAAAGATTTGGAACACCTTGTCATTCTCTACTTCTCAGTGAGGAACGATGGTTTCAGGTCAATTAAAAAATGTTTTTCTTTTGAAAACTCTAACtaaattaattctaaataaaaattttttaggtATTCTAAGTGTAAATTATAAGGTGGAAACTCACCtgcaattatttttatgtgaagttgCTAGTTGAGAATCGTAATTTTCTACTAATAACTTTATATGAAGACAACTGTACGTGAGTCTTATCCAAATTATAATTGTTGCACTAATTTATTAGTTGAATAACAAGTCATAAGGATATAAATTGGTTGATTGAGAGAGGAACTAAGAATGATTCAATCTAAACCAACTTGTTTTGACCTGAATTATACATAGGAAGTGGCAAGCATAGTTCCAGGTGCAtttaaaaacatgaaaaatgtGAAAGGACGAACTCCAGAGGAAATATTTTATAAGAAACACAAAGAGCTTCATGAAAGAGCTATGTCAGAACAGAATAAAACAGCAAACAATTTTATGATTATTGGAACTCTTGTTACCACCTTGGCTGTAACTGCTGCTCTCACTATTCGGACCAACACTGTTCAAGGACCAACTCCTGTCTTTAAAGAGATCACATGGTACATATTATTCCTTCTATCAGTAGTTGTTGTAACAACCGTCCTTGTTCTTTCAATGCTCTTCTTCACTTCAGTTATACACAGCCCACGCAAGCAGAAAATGTTTGACCAGGTCAATGCTCGTCATCGGAAGATTGCAATACGgtgtttgcttctttttctttttataatcaCCATTACTTTCACTGCTCTTTGTTCTGCTGTTTTAATCTTCTCTTTCTTCCCCAAATGGATCTTCATTTTCATAATTGCACTTTCTTCTGTGCCATTGGTCTTCTGTGGTAAGATCTATGGTTTTGCTACCTCAATAAGTCTTTTGGTACATAAGAATGATCTTTTCTGAAGGCTCGTTCCGATATAAGAAATTATCTGAATAGCGACTAATTTTAAAATAAGGCCGTCAAAGTTAAACAAATGCCAAATCAAATTGGTCATTGGCGAGAGACTAACTGTTTTTGGTCATGGAAAAAATCAATCGATCGAATTGGTCGGTAAAATCAGTCTCTATCCAAAAGTTTCTTGTAATGTTTCTTTGATTAAGTTGCTTAATACATTGTAAAAAAAAAGGCTATTAAAAATGTTTGTAAGATGATTCTTTCTAGAAACATCAAAGTTGTTTTCACCTCTTTTGCCAAATTTtttcagttatatatatatatatatatatatatatatatatatatatatatatatatatatatatattccacaaTTATTCGTAAGAGTAATGTTATATATTCAAGTCTTTTTATAAACTAAGTCCAATTAAgataaagaataaaatttaaaataatactagttataactaatttttattatattagactaatttgattaaattttattaataaaaaaatttgaatgtatATTATTCTATTTGCAATTCCTAACTAGCGTTCCTTAATTCTCTCCGTAAATTATATTATGCATGCGTTACAACTTACAAATACCTCCATCTTGTATTACTGAAATTAAGTGTTATAATCATGTGACACTTAAAAATTGGCACAAAAATTTGATAGTCCCAAATTTGGATCATTAAATGGTcctataacaaaatatattttttaagttttttaataactgttaaatagttcttttttaattttaattacaaattaactccatatattttatttaattataaaatttattttttattttataaattattattttatcatttatctattatgtttattaacaatcaaaataaaaaataataacaaattagatcTTCTATTGATCGTAATAAATTTTTTGgccattccaatcgattaaaagtttatatttgatcCATGACGTTCGTCAGGACT contains:
- the LOC112701164 gene encoding uncharacterized protein, with amino-acid sequence MSISGGASSTSSAAITDCDELGIVVAEEAEHVRERIFWGSDNAYKRQIYKAAITGDWSKALRYNITDPTRLCCLLTKQGDTALHIAVSMEQTSFVENLIDHMSLEDMQIRKVDGNTAFSMAAISGNLQIAKLLLHKNPGLVWIKGHKNMLPIELACWANQPLMVNYLFENTRLDYLNRQLLSIEEDIVRVFFLALTTSNYSVASSLLDMYSELATAENNDGLTALEVIAKLPSEGDEAGYRDIVRMVFEHMEGEEFECARISKAMFDAAKLGNDIILEFMFGYNANLLMEVNSKGQSLLHIAILNRRVTTYQLILRKGAYTNAILQFLDFKGNNILHYAGKLSAAERFGTPCHSLLLSEERWFQEVASIVPGAFKNMKNVKGRTPEEIFYKKHKELHERAMSEQNKTANNFMIIGTLVTTLAVTAALTIRTNTVQGPTPVFKEITWYILFLLSVVVVTTVLVLSMLFFTSVIHSPRKQKMFDQVNARHRKIAIRCLLLFLFIITITFTALCSAVLIFSFFPKWIFIFIIALSSVPLVFCGKIYGFATSISLLVHKNDLF